A DNA window from Undibacterium sp. YM2 contains the following coding sequences:
- a CDS encoding DUF6434 domain-containing protein, with product MKTDWHSLDISRTTVVDKDYKNTQNVRRFLSAECGADCKLDRNFMAWIINGEHKTMGDVADEWKRLYAGSVKPV from the coding sequence ATGAAAACAGACTGGCACAGCCTCGACATCTCACGCACCACTGTCGTCGATAAAGACTACAAGAACACGCAAAACGTCAGGCGCTTTTTAAGTGCTGAATGCGGTGCTGACTGCAAGCTTGACCGCAACTTCATGGCCTGGATCATCAATGGCGAACACAAGACCATGGGGGATGTGGCGGATGAATGGAAACGACTTTACGCTGGCAGCGTAAAGCCCGTTTGA
- a CDS encoding DUF4214 domain-containing protein, with protein MANINIKLSQNIVNANYQQLIKSPPTNGSLGTLFDVFPKLGALWARDHAYYSALDFGGNQARFSFPDGASMTYTGLVLEDPYAAAGKASATKLSLYYSGVMSIVEGGQFNFNYANTTINGANSVSITPTSVLLNDLSFSTLLPAYSPSYDPVTGNVYITVKGAIRGDINGNNVGSISKVTATADKYVASTIVEGNFNLSSNSNTVAQGLSKSSVSGVMSSSVTEYYDGSYNRITGVSVSLSANQQIDEKLLADESSFAGADVISVDLPGVMYSDYLIASGAGADLITINGGGGRLHVNAGSGNDAINVGTGNHNIDGGTGMDTVIMAGNASNFAITPVGSAFQLRVKSNGDIDSLFNVERLQFSDKSIALDINGTAGQAYRLYQAAFGRKPDLEGLGYWIKDMDKGSSLTTVAAGFFQSAEFQKLYGANPSTTTLITNFYQNVLHRAPDQAGFDYWNNQLSKGQITAAGALASFCESTENQAQVIGTIQNGIEFKLWLG; from the coding sequence ATGGCAAACATCAATATAAAGCTGTCCCAAAACATTGTTAACGCTAATTATCAGCAATTGATCAAATCGCCTCCTACCAATGGCAGCCTGGGGACTTTGTTTGATGTTTTCCCTAAACTGGGTGCGCTTTGGGCCAGGGATCATGCGTATTATTCTGCACTCGATTTTGGTGGCAATCAGGCGAGATTTTCCTTCCCTGACGGTGCCAGCATGACTTATACAGGACTGGTGCTCGAAGACCCCTATGCCGCAGCAGGCAAGGCCTCGGCGACAAAGTTGAGCTTGTATTACAGCGGGGTAATGTCGATTGTTGAAGGTGGTCAGTTCAATTTCAACTACGCCAATACCACGATCAATGGTGCCAATTCTGTCTCCATTACACCGACCAGCGTTCTGCTGAATGATTTGTCGTTTTCTACCTTATTGCCCGCCTATAGTCCCAGCTATGATCCGGTGACAGGGAATGTCTATATCACCGTCAAGGGCGCTATCCGTGGCGACATCAATGGTAATAATGTAGGTAGCATCAGCAAGGTGACGGCAACTGCCGACAAGTACGTCGCATCGACTATTGTGGAAGGCAATTTCAATCTTTCATCCAACAGCAACACCGTGGCACAGGGCTTGAGCAAGTCCAGCGTCAGCGGTGTGATGAGTTCTTCAGTCACTGAATACTATGACGGCAGCTACAACCGCATCACTGGCGTTTCCGTGTCTTTGTCCGCCAATCAGCAGATCGATGAAAAACTGCTGGCTGATGAGTCTTCGTTTGCCGGTGCAGATGTCATCAGTGTCGATTTGCCTGGCGTCATGTATTCGGATTACCTGATCGCCTCAGGTGCAGGTGCCGACCTGATCACCATTAATGGTGGCGGTGGCCGTTTGCACGTCAATGCTGGCAGCGGTAATGATGCCATCAATGTTGGCACAGGCAACCATAATATCGATGGCGGCACCGGCATGGACACCGTCATCATGGCTGGCAATGCCAGCAATTTTGCAATTACCCCGGTTGGTTCGGCTTTTCAGCTGCGCGTCAAATCGAATGGTGATATCGACAGCCTGTTCAATGTCGAACGCCTGCAGTTTTCTGACAAGAGCATAGCGCTCGACATCAATGGCACGGCAGGCCAGGCATATCGCCTGTACCAGGCTGCATTTGGCCGCAAGCCTGATCTTGAAGGACTGGGTTACTGGATCAAGGACATGGACAAGGGCTCCAGCCTGACAACGGTGGCAGCAGGCTTTTTCCAGTCGGCTGAATTCCAGAAGCTGTATGGTGCCAACCCATCGACCACGACACTGATCACGAATTTCTACCAGAACGTCTTGCACCGTGCGCCAGACCAGGCGGGTTTTGATTACTGGAACAACCAGTTAAGCAAAGGCCAGATCACCGCTGCCGGTGCACTCGCCAGCTTCTGTGAGAGTACCGAGAACCAGGCGCAGGTCATAGGCACGATACAAAACGGCATAGAATTCAAACTGTGGCTGGGTTGA
- a CDS encoding glycosyltransferase family 2 protein, with product MSELVILTTYFNPCRYATRRQNYDVFMRGMRAAGVTCITVECAFGDAPFELPAVLDVLQLRSATLLWQKERLLNLAASWLPATCRYVAWLDCDIVFENKNWAIELIAVLQQYPVAQVWESCLRQEQNGGEGAVPDRVRSFAAVMQAQPATLHAGRYDTHGHTGYGWAMRRSLFDSVGLYEAAISGSADHFMAHAIYGDYNFCIQNALKHDQAQIAHLQAWGQRFYAQVQGGLGVVRGEIRHLWHGEALHRRYFLRMHEITDLGFNPWTDLSVRAGQPLEWHADMRKPGLRQYFVDYFLSRREDGESPVKALHAQVR from the coding sequence ATGTCCGAACTCGTCATCCTCACCACATACTTCAACCCCTGTCGCTATGCTACGCGCAGGCAGAATTATGATGTTTTCATGCGGGGCATGCGGGCGGCCGGGGTGACGTGTATTACTGTCGAATGTGCATTTGGCGATGCGCCCTTTGAATTGCCTGCGGTGCTGGATGTCTTGCAACTGCGTTCAGCCACCTTGCTGTGGCAAAAGGAAAGGCTGCTGAATCTGGCGGCATCCTGGTTGCCTGCCACTTGCCGCTATGTGGCCTGGCTCGATTGCGATATCGTATTTGAGAATAAAAACTGGGCAATCGAACTGATAGCGGTGTTGCAGCAATACCCGGTCGCGCAAGTGTGGGAAAGCTGCCTGCGCCAGGAGCAGAATGGCGGTGAGGGGGCTGTGCCTGACCGCGTCCGCTCTTTTGCTGCCGTCATGCAGGCGCAACCTGCTACCCTGCATGCAGGGCGATATGATACCCATGGACACACTGGCTATGGCTGGGCCATGCGACGCAGCCTGTTTGACAGCGTAGGCCTGTATGAGGCGGCGATATCAGGTAGCGCAGACCATTTCATGGCGCATGCGATTTATGGCGACTATAACTTTTGCATACAGAATGCCCTGAAACATGATCAGGCCCAGATCGCCCACCTGCAAGCCTGGGGCCAGCGTTTTTATGCGCAGGTACAAGGCGGGCTGGGTGTGGTGCGTGGTGAGATACGCCACCTGTGGCATGGTGAAGCCCTGCACAGACGCTATTTTTTGCGCATGCATGAGATTACCGACCTGGGTTTTAATCCATGGACAGATTTGAGTGTGCGTGCAGGGCAACCGCTGGAATGGCATGCGGACATGCGCAAACCCGGTTTGCGTCAGTATTTTGTCGATTATTTTCTATCCCGCCGTGAAGACGGCGAATCTCCTGTAAAGGCACTCCATGCGCAAGTCAGATAA
- a CDS encoding rhodanese-like domain-containing protein gives MEHMNQTEQTEQTKQIVSVAEFMRELSSANPPAVIDVRRRPAFEADSLQVVGAVWLDPEQVTNWAPALTQQQNVVVYCIKGHEVGINCASALNEAGIAARYLEGGLEAYKQAGGMLARRAG, from the coding sequence ATGGAACATATGAATCAAACTGAGCAAACAGAACAAACAAAGCAAATCGTCAGTGTTGCAGAATTCATGCGTGAATTAAGCAGTGCCAACCCGCCAGCCGTGATTGATGTACGCAGGCGTCCGGCCTTTGAAGCTGACAGCTTGCAGGTTGTCGGGGCAGTCTGGCTGGACCCTGAGCAGGTGACTAACTGGGCGCCGGCGCTGACACAACAACAGAATGTCGTTGTGTATTGCATCAAGGGACATGAAGTCGGTATTAATTGCGCCAGCGCTCTTAATGAAGCGGGTATCGCAGCACGATACCTCGAAGGTGGGCTGGAAGCCTACAAACAGGCTGGCGGCATGCTGGCCAGAAGGGCAGGCTAA
- a CDS encoding metallophosphoesterase, with product MRLQILSDLHLEAWGDTAPLIDPAISQPDVVVLAGDIHSGSQAVSWAAQQFAGIPVLYVHGNHEAYGKNLEDMQADIARACEASDNVHFLNAREYQIGDIRFLGATLWTDFCLFGEEQRPYAMTEAADLMPDYQRITLAEQGYRKLETADTAIIHARQKSWLNQRLNTSFEGRTVVVSHMAPSIQSVAPRYADDLLSAAFASELDMLAQKADLWIHGHMHDSFDYHLGKCRVICNPCGYPLHNGRMENAQFDQHLVVNI from the coding sequence ATGCGCCTACAAATCCTGTCTGACCTGCACCTTGAAGCCTGGGGTGATACCGCACCTCTTATTGACCCCGCCATCAGCCAGCCTGATGTGGTGGTGCTGGCTGGCGATATCCACAGCGGCAGCCAGGCAGTGAGCTGGGCAGCGCAACAGTTTGCTGGCATCCCTGTGCTGTATGTGCATGGCAATCATGAAGCCTATGGTAAAAATCTCGAAGACATGCAGGCTGATATTGCCCGTGCCTGTGAGGCTAGTGACAATGTGCACTTTCTTAATGCCCGTGAATACCAGATAGGTGACATACGCTTTCTGGGTGCAACGCTATGGACAGATTTTTGCCTGTTTGGCGAAGAGCAACGCCCCTACGCCATGACGGAGGCTGCCGACCTGATGCCCGATTATCAGCGCATCACCCTGGCTGAACAAGGCTACCGCAAACTGGAAACGGCGGACACAGCAATCATCCATGCACGACAAAAATCCTGGCTCAATCAACGGCTCAATACCAGCTTTGAGGGCCGCACTGTCGTTGTCAGCCACATGGCACCATCAATACAATCGGTAGCGCCGCGCTATGCGGATGATTTGCTGTCCGCCGCCTTTGCTTCTGAACTCGACATGCTGGCGCAAAAAGCTGATCTTTGGATACATGGCCACATGCATGATAGCTTTGATTATCACCTGGGGAAATGCCGCGTCATCTGCAACCCTTGCGGCTATCCCCTGCACAATGGCAGGATGGAGAATGCGCAATTTGATCAGCACCTGGTTGTGAACATATGA
- a CDS encoding chromate resistance protein ChrB domain-containing protein, translating into MQWITRERPKIDRIACPWLIVNFIDSEAEFLYVPNSDVLRIARETAAIPYDIPGVELSHVGDLCSFDAFLKKYALAEPALQTLATIVRGADTGKLDLTAQSAGLYALSLGLSKTFADDHIMLRHGMVMYDALYAWCQHCQAEAHQWPPLMN; encoded by the coding sequence ATGCAATGGATTACCCGTGAACGACCCAAGATAGACCGCATTGCCTGCCCCTGGCTGATCGTGAATTTCATCGACAGTGAAGCAGAATTCTTATATGTGCCTAATTCCGACGTCTTGCGCATCGCCAGAGAGACCGCTGCCATACCGTATGACATTCCTGGCGTGGAATTGAGCCATGTCGGTGACTTGTGCAGTTTTGATGCTTTCCTGAAGAAATATGCACTGGCTGAGCCTGCCTTGCAAACCCTGGCAACCATCGTCCGTGGCGCAGACACAGGCAAGCTGGATTTGACGGCGCAATCGGCAGGCCTGTATGCCTTGTCGCTGGGCTTGTCAAAAACCTTTGCAGATGACCACATCATGCTAAGGCATGGCATGGTCATGTATGACGCGCTGTATGCGTGGTGCCAGCACTGTCAGGCAGAAGCGCATCAATGGCCACCGCTAATGAACTGA